The Gillisia sp. Hel_I_86 genome has a segment encoding these proteins:
- a CDS encoding response regulator transcription factor, whose amino-acid sequence MSTILIADHHPITREGIESLLREQNELNVIGSVTNSNELTKSLRIHSPDVLVIEIDLPEINGITALRTIKTEFPRIRILVFSCHPEEMYALSAIKAGASGYLSKTASIEKLFNAIQQVARGGIYLNKNITDKINSGATHGNGLIAKFKRLSTRETEVLNLLSNGKRNKDIAEALDINEKTVSTYKTRLLKKLKVDNLADLINQSRLLQLRVT is encoded by the coding sequence ATGAGTACAATTTTAATTGCAGACCACCATCCTATTACACGTGAAGGAATAGAATCCTTACTTAGGGAGCAAAATGAACTAAACGTTATTGGAAGCGTAACCAACAGCAATGAGCTAACAAAATCCCTAAGAATTCATTCTCCAGACGTTCTAGTGATAGAAATAGACCTACCAGAGATAAATGGAATTACTGCGCTGCGCACCATTAAAACCGAATTTCCCAGAATTAGGATTTTGGTTTTTAGTTGTCACCCCGAGGAAATGTATGCATTAAGTGCGATAAAAGCAGGTGCGTCCGGTTATTTATCTAAAACAGCTTCTATAGAGAAACTTTTTAATGCAATCCAACAAGTGGCAAGAGGTGGGATTTACTTGAACAAGAATATAACCGATAAAATAAACTCTGGAGCTACACACGGAAATGGTTTAATCGCGAAATTCAAAAGGTTATCTACCAGGGAAACCGAAGTTCTTAATTTACTTTCTAATGGTAAACGGAACAAAGATATCGCCGAAGCCTTGGACATCAATGAGAAAACTGTGAGTACTTATAAGACCAGGTTGCTGAAGAAACTTAAAGTAGATAACCTAGCCGATCTTATTAACCAATCTAGATTGCTACAACTTCGCGTTACATAA
- the nadE gene encoding NAD(+) synthase: MQTEKVVNHIVDWLKDYATAANMNGFIVGISGGIDSAVTSALCAKTGMRTLCVEMPIHQALTQVGRAQYHIAYLKEHFANVTNLAVDLTPVFEQFREAVPFEGENPNIELTLANTRARLRMTSLYYFAGLHKYLVAGTGNKVEDFGVGFYTKYGDGGVDLSPIADLMKSEVYEIGRFLNISEEILNAAPTDGLFGDSRSDEDQIGASYDELEWAMEMDRLGMNVEDYSGREHEVFEIFKSRNKANKHKMVPIPLCEIPINLKN; encoded by the coding sequence ATGCAAACTGAAAAGGTAGTAAATCACATTGTAGATTGGTTAAAAGACTATGCGACCGCAGCCAATATGAATGGATTTATTGTCGGGATAAGTGGAGGGATAGACTCGGCCGTTACTTCAGCCCTATGTGCCAAAACCGGAATGCGCACCTTGTGTGTAGAAATGCCAATCCACCAAGCCCTTACCCAAGTGGGACGGGCCCAATACCATATTGCCTATTTAAAAGAACATTTTGCCAATGTTACCAACTTAGCTGTAGATCTCACCCCTGTTTTCGAACAATTTAGGGAAGCAGTGCCTTTTGAAGGGGAAAACCCAAATATCGAACTCACTTTAGCAAATACGAGAGCAAGATTGCGTATGACCTCCTTATATTATTTTGCTGGTTTACATAAATATTTGGTGGCCGGAACCGGCAATAAAGTTGAAGATTTTGGTGTAGGATTTTACACCAAGTATGGAGATGGTGGAGTAGATTTAAGCCCTATTGCAGACTTAATGAAAAGCGAAGTTTACGAAATTGGAAGGTTCTTAAATATAAGTGAAGAGATTTTGAATGCAGCCCCTACAGATGGACTGTTTGGGGATAGCAGAAGTGACGAAGACCAAATTGGAGCGAGCTACGACGAACTGGAATGGGCAATGGAAATGGACCGATTGGGAATGAATGTCGAAGATTATTCTGGAAGAGAACACGAAGTTTTTGAGATCTTCAAAAGCAGGAATAAAGCAAATAAGCATAAAATGGTTCCAATACCCCTTTGCGAAATCCCCATTAATCTTAAAAATTAA
- the gldB gene encoding gliding motility lipoprotein GldB gives MFRLFGVVFLILILVACESRSEEEKEIEKISIDLQVTRFDKKFAQVTADNLPQLKAEYPYLFPEKFTDSMWLAKANDTIQQELNEEVEKAFPDFSSEEDGLYALFQHAKYYFPSFKVPHVITITSEVDYRNKVLLTPDYLFISLDTYLGKEHPFYIGLQEYLKKNFEKDQILPDIANEIAEVYVPQPDSKTFLAHMLYYGKILYLKDRFLPKVADHNKIGYTEEELKWALENEEEIWRYFVEKEVIFDTNPELYSRFLYPAPFSKFYLELDAESPARLGQFIGWQVIRRYMDKNELSIQEMLTTDAETIFNKANYKPKK, from the coding sequence ATGTTTAGATTATTTGGGGTTGTCTTTTTGATTTTAATTTTGGTTGCCTGCGAATCACGGTCAGAAGAGGAGAAAGAGATCGAGAAGATATCCATAGATCTACAAGTAACTCGTTTCGACAAGAAATTCGCACAGGTCACGGCAGATAATTTACCTCAATTAAAAGCTGAATACCCTTATTTGTTTCCTGAAAAATTTACAGATAGTATGTGGCTTGCAAAAGCCAATGATACCATTCAGCAAGAATTAAATGAAGAGGTGGAAAAAGCCTTCCCTGATTTTTCTTCGGAAGAAGATGGGTTATATGCCCTTTTTCAGCATGCTAAATATTACTTTCCATCTTTTAAGGTTCCACATGTAATCACGATTACTTCTGAAGTGGATTATAGAAATAAAGTGTTATTGACTCCAGATTATTTATTCATTTCGTTAGATACATATTTAGGAAAAGAGCACCCGTTTTATATAGGATTACAGGAATATCTAAAAAAGAATTTTGAAAAAGACCAGATCCTTCCAGATATTGCCAATGAGATCGCAGAGGTGTATGTGCCTCAGCCTGATTCTAAAACTTTTTTGGCGCATATGCTTTACTACGGTAAAATCCTTTATTTAAAAGATCGCTTTTTGCCAAAGGTAGCCGATCATAATAAAATTGGATATACAGAAGAAGAATTGAAGTGGGCACTTGAAAATGAGGAAGAAATATGGAGATATTTCGTTGAAAAAGAAGTGATATTCGATACGAATCCTGAACTGTATTCCAGGTTCCTTTATCCTGCTCCATTTTCTAAATTCTATTTAGAACTGGATGCAGAATCCCCGGCAAGATTAGGACAGTTTATAGGCTGGCAAGTGATACGGCGATATATGGACAAAAATGAGCTGAGTATTCAGGAAATGCTGACTACAGATGCAGAAACAATTTTTAATAAGGCAAATTATAAACCAAAGAAATAA
- the gldC gene encoding gliding motility protein GldC: protein MAEFKKSEINIEVILDENKVPEELYWSADDGAIHKEEAKAMMLSMWDGKQQETLRIDLWTKDMPVDEMKKFFHQTLVAMSDTFNRATQDEKMTATMKDFCDYFAEKMELKQ, encoded by the coding sequence ATGGCAGAATTCAAGAAATCTGAAATCAATATTGAAGTTATATTAGATGAGAATAAAGTTCCCGAAGAATTGTACTGGAGCGCAGACGATGGAGCTATCCATAAAGAGGAAGCTAAAGCCATGATGTTGTCCATGTGGGATGGCAAGCAGCAAGAAACTTTACGCATAGACCTATGGACCAAAGATATGCCTGTAGATGAAATGAAGAAGTTCTTTCATCAAACACTGGTTGCAATGAGCGATACTTTTAATAGAGCTACACAAGACGAAAAAATGACCGCTACCATGAAGGATTTCTGCGATTATTTTGCTGAAAAAATGGAGTTGAAGCAGTAG
- the rho gene encoding transcription termination factor Rho, producing MFEISDLKAKKLPELQDIAKSLNVPKYKTVKKLDLVYQILDYQAANPTKVKEALKDESPAKPDSSASPKSKSPAKTRTKSKPAKKATPNPSKKEPEAKPSATSDKTDETKPVSKETSQERTTERKPRQERSSDAPKRPVHKNQPVKKDDKQNTSRDTRSSREPRKDSKDNRGNRSDGNRADGNNSGSSKNNGNRDSRNRYREPDYEFDAIIESEGVLDIMQDNYGFLRSSDYNYLSSPDDIYVSQSQIRLFGLKTGDTVLGQIRPPKEGEKYFPLIKISKINGLDPQVVRDRISFEHLTPLFPKEKFNIAERQSTVSTRIMDLFSPIGKGQRGMIVSQPKTGKTMLLKDIANAIAANHPEVYQIILLIDERPEEVTDMQRNVKGEVVASTFDREAHEHVRVANIVLEKAKRMVECGHDVVILLDSITRLARAYNTVQPASGKVLSGGVDANALHKPKRFFGAARNIENGGSLSIIATALTDTGSKMDEVIFEEFKGTGNMELQLDRKIANRRIFPAIDLTSSSTRRDDLLLDETTLQRMWVMRKYLADMNPVEAMEFINQRFKQTKNNEEFLISMNG from the coding sequence ATGTTTGAAATTTCAGATTTAAAAGCTAAAAAGCTTCCTGAGCTTCAGGATATCGCCAAATCATTAAATGTCCCTAAATACAAAACGGTTAAAAAGCTCGATTTGGTATACCAGATTCTGGATTATCAGGCAGCAAACCCAACTAAAGTGAAAGAGGCATTGAAAGATGAAAGCCCAGCCAAACCGGATAGCTCCGCTAGTCCGAAAAGCAAGAGCCCTGCAAAGACCAGGACCAAAAGCAAACCCGCTAAAAAAGCAACACCAAATCCTAGCAAGAAGGAACCTGAAGCAAAACCTTCGGCTACTTCTGATAAGACTGATGAAACTAAACCGGTTTCCAAAGAAACTTCTCAGGAACGAACTACAGAAAGAAAACCAAGACAGGAAAGATCGAGTGATGCTCCAAAGCGTCCTGTTCATAAAAATCAGCCTGTAAAAAAGGACGATAAACAAAACACTTCCCGAGACACCAGATCCTCTAGAGAACCTAGAAAAGATTCTAAGGACAACAGAGGAAACAGATCTGATGGGAATAGAGCTGATGGCAATAACTCGGGAAGCTCTAAGAACAATGGAAATAGGGATAGTAGAAATAGGTACCGCGAACCAGACTATGAATTTGATGCGATCATAGAAAGTGAAGGAGTTCTGGATATTATGCAGGATAACTATGGTTTCCTAAGATCTTCAGATTATAATTACCTTTCTTCTCCAGATGATATATATGTATCCCAATCTCAAATTAGATTATTCGGGCTGAAAACCGGAGATACTGTTTTAGGACAAATTAGGCCTCCAAAAGAAGGAGAAAAATATTTTCCGCTTATAAAAATCAGCAAAATTAATGGGTTGGACCCACAAGTGGTTCGTGACCGTATTTCTTTTGAGCATTTGACCCCTTTATTCCCAAAGGAGAAATTCAACATTGCAGAAAGACAGAGTACCGTTTCTACAAGAATCATGGACTTGTTTTCTCCAATTGGAAAAGGACAACGTGGAATGATTGTTTCCCAGCCAAAAACTGGTAAAACAATGTTGCTTAAGGATATTGCAAATGCAATTGCGGCCAATCATCCAGAAGTATATCAAATAATTCTTTTAATAGATGAGCGTCCAGAAGAAGTAACAGATATGCAACGTAACGTTAAAGGAGAAGTTGTTGCTTCTACTTTTGATAGGGAAGCTCATGAGCATGTAAGAGTTGCCAACATCGTTTTGGAAAAAGCAAAGAGAATGGTAGAATGCGGGCATGATGTAGTGATTTTACTTGATTCCATTACCCGTTTGGCAAGAGCATACAACACCGTTCAACCTGCCAGTGGTAAGGTATTAAGTGGTGGTGTAGATGCAAATGCTTTACATAAACCAAAACGTTTCTTTGGTGCTGCCAGAAATATTGAAAATGGCGGATCTCTTTCTATTATTGCAACTGCTTTAACAGATACTGGTTCTAAAATGGATGAAGTTATCTTTGAAGAGTTCAAAGGTACCGGAAACATGGAACTACAACTGGACAGAAAGATTGCAAACAGAAGAATTTTCCCTGCTATAGACCTTACTTCTTCAAGTACACGTCGTGACGACTTGCTTCTTGACGAAACGACCTTACAACGCATGTGGGTAATGAGAAAGTATCTTGCAGATATGAACCCTGTGGAAGCAATGGAATTTATAAATCAGCGTTTTAAACAAACGAAAAACAACGAAGAGTTTTTGATCTCCATGAATGGATAA
- a CDS encoding DUF4293 domain-containing protein — MLQRIQTIYLFLAALISGVLIFFVSLWSNEAGESIFVEEVLVAMGLFLGSAVLSFISIFLFKNRKLQFVLGRINILLNFFLLGVFVYWSLSVPGEMEISEKGIGMFIPVLSIVFLVLANKAIKKDEDLVKSVDRLR, encoded by the coding sequence ATGTTGCAACGTATTCAAACTATTTATTTATTTCTTGCCGCTTTAATAAGTGGTGTTTTAATATTTTTTGTTTCTTTGTGGAGCAATGAAGCGGGAGAATCCATTTTTGTTGAAGAAGTGTTGGTAGCGATGGGCCTTTTCTTAGGCTCTGCAGTTCTTTCTTTTATTAGTATATTTTTATTTAAAAACAGAAAGCTTCAATTTGTTTTGGGGCGAATCAATATATTATTAAACTTTTTTTTGCTAGGAGTTTTTGTGTATTGGTCTCTAAGTGTACCTGGAGAGATGGAAATCTCCGAGAAGGGTATTGGGATGTTTATTCCTGTTCTTTCTATCGTTTTTTTAGTTTTGGCCAATAAGGCCATAAAAAAGGATGAAGATCTCGTAAAATCTGTAGACCGGTTACGATAA
- a CDS encoding metallophosphoesterase family protein → MKKILLLSDTHSHIDDRILHYVKEADEVWHAGDIGDPKVTDQIKALKPLKAVFGNIDNHEIRKEFPLNQRFLCEELDVWITHIGGYPGRYSPAVKEEIKKNPPKLFISGHSHILKVMNDKSLQLLHMNPGAAGKYGFHKKRTMLRFKVEGSTIFDLEVIELES, encoded by the coding sequence TTGAAAAAGATTTTATTATTAAGCGATACCCATAGTCATATAGACGACCGAATTTTACACTATGTAAAAGAAGCAGATGAAGTATGGCATGCTGGCGATATAGGGGATCCAAAAGTAACCGACCAAATTAAAGCGTTAAAACCTTTGAAGGCTGTCTTTGGAAATATAGACAATCATGAAATCCGAAAGGAATTTCCATTGAATCAACGTTTTCTATGCGAAGAGCTGGATGTTTGGATCACCCATATTGGTGGTTATCCCGGGCGATATTCGCCCGCGGTCAAAGAAGAAATCAAGAAAAATCCGCCAAAATTATTTATAAGTGGACATTCGCATATTTTAAAGGTGATGAATGATAAATCCCTTCAACTACTACATATGAATCCCGGCGCAGCAGGAAAATATGGATTTCATAAAAAGAGGACCATGCTACGTTTTAAAGTTGAAGGAAGCACTATTTTCGATTTGGAAGTGATAGAACTGGAGAGTTAA
- the truA gene encoding tRNA pseudouridine(38-40) synthase TruA, with the protein MRYFIELAYNGKAYHGWQYQPNAISVQEILEKVLLTALRVETPVVGAGRTDAGVHASEYFAHFDSKEIKHKDKLIYKLNSLLPDDIAVYDLIEVSDEAHARFNATGRSYAYYVVQQKDPFRFETAHYVKNGLDVNKMNEAAGTLLNYTDFKCFSKSKTDVHTYNCKIISAQWVREKDVLIFKISADRFLRNMVRAIVGTLLEIGLGKTPVSRLHEIIESRDRQEAGTSVPAKALFLVKIEYPTSILNK; encoded by the coding sequence TTGAGATATTTTATAGAACTGGCGTATAATGGGAAGGCATATCATGGTTGGCAATATCAACCAAATGCTATTTCCGTACAAGAAATTTTGGAGAAAGTCCTTTTAACCGCATTGCGGGTGGAAACTCCCGTAGTTGGTGCTGGAAGAACCGATGCCGGGGTTCATGCCAGTGAATATTTCGCACATTTCGACAGTAAAGAGATTAAGCATAAAGATAAATTGATTTATAAGCTGAATTCCTTACTGCCAGATGATATTGCCGTGTACGATCTCATTGAAGTTAGCGACGAAGCACATGCACGCTTTAATGCTACTGGTAGAAGTTATGCGTACTATGTGGTGCAGCAAAAGGATCCATTTAGATTTGAAACTGCTCATTATGTGAAAAACGGGTTGGATGTAAATAAAATGAATGAGGCAGCAGGCACCTTATTAAATTATACAGATTTTAAATGTTTTTCCAAATCCAAAACCGATGTGCACACCTATAATTGTAAGATCATTTCGGCACAATGGGTAAGGGAAAAGGACGTTTTGATATTTAAGATCTCGGCAGATAGGTTCTTGCGGAATATGGTAAGGGCAATTGTGGGCACATTATTGGAAATAGGTTTAGGTAAAACTCCCGTTTCCAGGTTGCATGAAATAATAGAAAGCAGGGACAGGCAGGAAGCGGGAACCTCTGTTCCGGCAAAAGCACTGTTCCTTGTTAAAATTGAATATCCAACATCTATTTTAAATAAATAA
- a CDS encoding ABC transporter ATP-binding protein — MAAATGNAFDFGLFKRLIKYTNPYKWTFYFVALAAILLSFFAVLRPYLLQITIDDSIIPKDNDNLVFYISLMLAVLFLEVIFQFLFIYFANWLGQEVVRDLRVNLFRHMLQFKMKYYDKSAVGRLVTRAVSDIETIASIFSEGLFMIASDLLKMLVVLGFMFYKSWQLTLLVLIVLPFILYATRIFQKKMKIAFEDVRNQVANLNTFVQERITGMKIVQIFTREDVEYQNFKDINKKHKSAWIKTVWYNSIFFPIAEMSTSITIGLIVWYGGLRVVESDALSLGIIIMFIELAQMLFRPLRQIADKFNTLQMGMVAANRIFAILDTDSVIKDTGTKAISNLKGEIEFENVRFGYDEGEEVLKGVSFKAELGETIAIVGATGAGKSTVINLLNRFYEIDAGRILVDGMDIKDITLKTLRAEIAVVLQNVFLFADTILNNITLHNPEVSEEDVIKAAKEIGIHEFISSLPNGYHYNVKERGVMLSSGQRQLISFLRAYVSNPSILVLDEATSSVDSYSEQLIQDATDKITANRTSIVIAHRLATIKKANRILVMDAGKIVEIGTHKQLLKVANGFYKNLYEVQFMAEEESI; from the coding sequence ATGGCAGCAGCTACAGGTAACGCATTTGATTTTGGTCTTTTTAAAAGACTTATAAAATATACGAATCCATATAAGTGGACATTTTATTTTGTGGCCTTGGCTGCCATATTGTTGTCCTTTTTTGCGGTTTTAAGGCCTTATTTACTTCAAATAACCATAGATGATTCCATAATTCCCAAAGACAATGATAATCTGGTTTTCTATATCTCCCTGATGTTGGCAGTCTTATTTCTAGAGGTGATCTTTCAGTTCCTCTTTATTTATTTTGCCAACTGGCTGGGGCAGGAAGTGGTACGCGATCTAAGAGTGAATTTGTTTAGGCATATGCTTCAGTTTAAAATGAAGTATTACGATAAATCTGCAGTTGGGAGGCTGGTAACTCGAGCGGTAAGTGATATTGAAACCATCGCAAGTATCTTTAGCGAAGGGCTGTTTATGATTGCCAGTGATCTCTTAAAAATGTTGGTTGTTCTTGGATTTATGTTCTATAAAAGTTGGCAGTTAACCTTATTGGTTTTAATAGTTTTGCCCTTTATTTTATACGCAACCCGGATTTTTCAGAAAAAAATGAAGATCGCTTTTGAAGATGTTCGAAATCAGGTTGCGAACTTAAACACCTTTGTACAAGAGCGTATTACAGGTATGAAAATCGTTCAGATTTTTACAAGGGAAGATGTTGAATATCAGAATTTTAAAGATATTAATAAAAAACATAAAAGCGCTTGGATTAAGACCGTTTGGTATAACTCCATTTTCTTTCCCATTGCAGAGATGTCTACTTCCATCACTATTGGTTTAATAGTTTGGTATGGTGGTTTGCGAGTGGTAGAAAGCGATGCGCTTAGTTTGGGAATTATTATCATGTTTATTGAACTGGCTCAAATGCTCTTTAGGCCACTTCGTCAAATAGCCGATAAATTCAATACCCTTCAAATGGGGATGGTTGCTGCCAATAGGATTTTTGCGATTCTGGACACAGACTCTGTGATTAAGGATACCGGGACCAAAGCGATATCAAATTTAAAAGGAGAAATTGAATTTGAAAATGTTCGATTTGGATATGATGAAGGCGAAGAAGTGCTTAAAGGAGTTTCTTTTAAAGCTGAACTTGGTGAAACCATCGCTATTGTTGGGGCTACGGGAGCCGGCAAGTCTACGGTGATCAATTTGCTGAATAGGTTTTATGAAATTGATGCCGGAAGGATTTTGGTAGACGGAATGGATATTAAGGATATCACCCTCAAAACATTGCGGGCGGAGATTGCAGTAGTATTACAAAATGTGTTTTTATTTGCAGATACAATCCTGAATAATATCACGCTTCATAATCCTGAGGTTAGCGAAGAAGATGTGATAAAAGCTGCAAAGGAGATTGGAATTCATGAATTTATAAGCTCATTGCCAAATGGCTATCACTATAATGTAAAGGAACGGGGAGTGATGCTTTCATCTGGGCAACGCCAACTCATCTCATTTTTAAGGGCTTATGTGTCTAACCCTAGTATTTTGGTGCTGGATGAAGCAACCTCCTCTGTAGATTCTTACAGCGAGCAGTTGATCCAGGATGCAACAGATAAAATTACGGCGAACAGAACGTCCATAGTGATCGCTCATAGATTGGCAACCATCAAAAAAGCAAATAGGATTTTGGTGATGGATGCCGGAAAAATAGTTGAAATAGGGACGCACAAACAACTCTTGAAGGTTGCTAATGGTTTCTATAAGAATTTATATGAAGTGCAATTTATGGCAGAAGAGGAGTCTATTTAA
- a CDS encoding diadenylate cyclase, with product MDFLNLRILDIVDIVFVAILLYYLYKLVKGTVAVNIFIGIVIVYLMWKLTELLQMELLSSVLGEFIGVGMFALIVVFQQEIRKFLLMIGSTNFTQRRKFFRQFKFVKDDTQIKTNLNAIVKACESMARSYTGALIVIQKSTKLDFIKISGDAMNIELNQPIIESVFFKNSPLHDGAMIIEDNKITATRVILPVSNDRSIPLRFGLRHRAAVGITEKTDALALVVSEENGQISYLKDGEFVIFEDTNELVNKLKEDLT from the coding sequence TTGGATTTCTTAAACCTTCGTATTCTGGATATTGTAGACATTGTTTTTGTTGCAATATTGCTTTACTATCTATACAAGCTTGTAAAAGGGACGGTTGCAGTAAACATCTTTATTGGTATCGTGATCGTTTACCTTATGTGGAAGCTTACAGAATTGCTTCAAATGGAACTTTTAAGCAGCGTGCTGGGAGAATTCATTGGGGTGGGAATGTTCGCCCTAATTGTGGTTTTTCAGCAGGAAATACGTAAATTCTTGCTGATGATTGGCTCCACAAACTTCACACAGAGAAGAAAATTCTTCAGGCAATTTAAGTTTGTGAAAGACGACACGCAAATAAAAACCAACCTCAATGCGATAGTGAAAGCCTGCGAAAGCATGGCGAGATCTTATACCGGCGCCCTTATTGTAATTCAAAAAAGCACAAAACTGGACTTTATTAAAATTTCCGGGGATGCCATGAATATTGAATTGAATCAGCCAATCATTGAGTCGGTGTTTTTCAAAAATTCCCCACTTCACGATGGCGCCATGATTATTGAAGATAATAAAATCACCGCCACAAGAGTCATACTTCCTGTATCTAACGATAGATCCATCCCCTTAAGATTTGGGTTAAGGCATCGCGCCGCTGTCGGGATTACTGAAAAAACAGATGCCCTGGCATTGGTAGTAAGTGAGGAAAACGGACAGATCTCTTATTTAAAGGATGGTGAATTTGTCATTTTTGAAGACACCAACGAGTTGGTGAATAAACTGAAAGAAGATCTTACCTGA
- the folP gene encoding dihydropteroate synthase yields MTINCKGTLIDLATPKVMGILNITPDSFYSESRNVSLLTLLKTAEEMLEQGATFLDIGGYSTRPGAQDISEAEELDRIIPAIQAILKNFPESIISIDTFRSTVATEALKAGAAMVNDISAGNLDENMLKVVAEFQVPYIMMHMRGNPKTMKNLKDYTDLTQELLFYFSEKISAARALGINDIIVDPGFGFSKNIDQNFELLSNLRKFKVLGLPILAGLSRKSTIYKTLGCSPLEALNGTTVLNTMAIANGTNILRVHDVKEAMETVKLMSQLTF; encoded by the coding sequence ATGACCATTAACTGTAAAGGTACTTTAATAGACTTAGCAACCCCCAAAGTAATGGGGATCCTTAACATTACCCCAGACTCCTTCTATTCTGAAAGTCGAAATGTGTCATTATTAACCTTGCTTAAAACTGCTGAAGAAATGTTGGAACAAGGAGCCACATTTTTAGATATTGGAGGATATAGCACAAGGCCCGGCGCCCAAGATATTTCTGAAGCTGAAGAATTAGATCGTATAATCCCAGCCATTCAAGCTATTCTCAAGAATTTCCCTGAAAGCATTATCTCCATAGATACTTTTAGAAGTACAGTTGCGACTGAAGCTTTGAAAGCCGGTGCGGCCATGGTAAACGATATTTCTGCCGGAAACCTGGATGAAAATATGCTGAAAGTGGTTGCAGAATTTCAGGTTCCATATATCATGATGCACATGCGGGGCAACCCAAAAACCATGAAAAATCTTAAGGACTATACAGACCTTACTCAAGAGCTACTATTTTATTTTTCTGAAAAAATCTCGGCTGCGAGGGCTTTGGGAATCAATGATATAATTGTAGATCCCGGGTTTGGGTTTTCCAAAAATATAGATCAGAATTTTGAATTGCTTTCCAATCTCAGGAAGTTCAAGGTGCTAGGGCTTCCCATCCTTGCTGGGTTATCCCGAAAATCCACTATTTATAAAACTTTGGGTTGTTCTCCGCTAGAGGCACTTAATGGAACCACAGTTCTAAATACGATGGCAATTGCCAATGGCACCAACATTTTACGTGTGCACGATGTAAAAGAAGCTATGGAAACCGTAAAATTAATGAGTCAGCTTACATTCTAA
- a CDS encoding DUF1599 domain-containing protein, whose protein sequence is MKDTSKQYDAVIKTCRELFVNKMKDYGCAWRILRLPSLTDQIFIKAQRIRSLQENGVRKVEEDEKPEFIGIINYSIMALIQLELGIATQPDLSVEEAMRLYNEKIKFTKELMENKNHDYGEAWRDMRVSSLTDLIIQKLLRVKQIEDNRGKTLVSEGIDANYQDMINYAVFAMILMEGNTA, encoded by the coding sequence ATGAAGGATACCTCAAAACAATACGATGCGGTAATTAAAACTTGTCGCGAGTTGTTTGTAAATAAAATGAAAGATTACGGTTGTGCATGGCGCATTTTAAGGCTTCCGTCTTTAACAGACCAGATTTTTATTAAAGCACAACGCATAAGAAGCCTTCAGGAGAATGGGGTAAGGAAAGTAGAAGAAGACGAAAAACCGGAATTTATAGGGATCATCAATTATTCAATAATGGCATTAATTCAGTTGGAACTGGGAATTGCTACGCAACCAGATCTATCAGTAGAGGAAGCAATGAGGCTGTATAATGAGAAAATCAAGTTTACAAAGGAGTTAATGGAAAATAAAAACCATGATTACGGGGAAGCTTGGCGGGATATGCGGGTGAGTTCCTTGACAGATCTTATTATCCAGAAATTGCTTAGGGTTAAACAAATCGAGGACAATAGAGGTAAAACGCTTGTAAGCGAGGGGATAGATGCCAATTACCAAGATATGATAAATTATGCGGTCTTTGCCATGATTTTAATGGAAGGAAATACTGCCTGA